In Sebastes umbrosus isolate fSebUmb1 chromosome 15, fSebUmb1.pri, whole genome shotgun sequence, the genomic window ccgagccgtcctcatcctcatcttcGTCGTCCTCCTCGTCGAAGTCGCCGGTCGGCCCGGCTCCGTCCTCGCCGTCCTCGTCTGTGAACACAGAGACCACGTTCAGACAGAGGGGAGGAGGTGTACTGGTCATACCAGTCTCTCCACCGGACACGCACCGTCGTCTTCGGCCTCGGAGTCGGGCGCCTCGTTGTCATCCTGGTCGAAGCCGTCCAGGTAGGTCACCTGAGGCAGCAGCTCGAACACGCTCTCCCGGTAGTCCTCCAGGGACGTGATCTCACAGTTGAACAGGTCCAGACTCTGCAGGCTCTTCAGGTTTTGCTGCAGCAGGAAACATCGTGTTAACATGTTGGCACGTTAGCGACTGATGATAGTAATGtttcccctttaaaacacatttagacTGATTCATAAACATCATAAAAAAGAATGTATAttaataagaagtgaaagtcaatagtttgtttcattgcaacatcagcagcagagctacgcttccgccattttggactgaaagcgactaccagacgccagtatatattttattgatccATGTGGGGAAATTACAGTtgttccattttagaataaaaatatatataaacatagataaGTGTTATGTGTgcattatcaaaaataaatgtaaatatgaaatTATCAAAGAAATCACAATTAAGTATAGAGGACATCAGATTACTGCATACCATTTCATTTTttgaatgaatacatttttacatttttaattaataataaaataattttcagttccatgttctgtcatctattattccattacttttcctgatgttttagatttttgccgtggtattgtttcagtatcggtattgagatatttaggcagggtatcgtaTTGAAGTTACTTGAAGAACAAACAGAAGCATCTGAATTGAGAAACAGCTACCGTCTTTCTGTacttaatgattattattattattatttttttttttaaatctaatattCCTGTGTCCACAATGTTAAGATGTTACGTACATGAATTTAAAGACAggaaacaaaagtgtgtgtgtgtgtgtgtgtgtgtgtgtctgaccagCGCCTCCACGTTGCTCAGCTCCTTGATCTTGTTCCCGCTCAGGTTGAGGTAGGTCAGGTTGGGACATTTCTCTGACAGCGTCTCCAGAGATCCAGACAGGTTGTTGTCACTCAGCTCCAACTGACGGAACAGAGTACGAAGGGTTAACCACGAGATGATCTGTATGGTTACCTAGGTTACTGTAGGGTTAACCATGGATGATCCACACGGTTACTACGATTACTATAGGGTTAACCACGGGATGATCCACACGGCTACTACGGTTACTATAGGATTAACCATGGGATGATCCACAGGTTACTACGGTTACTATGGTTACTATAGGGTTaaaccagcagagctacacactgacacactgatatgTGAGGAAGTCTGAGTTACATTCATTTAATGGTTTTCAATTACTAGAGCTGTCagttaacacaataacaacatgttaatgcaaattcattttagcaCCACAaatgtctttaacgcattaacgcaacttgagatttttaggttgtagcgggctcagtgttaGTGTGGCTAGTGGttttatatgaaactagaaaaacctgatgaatccatcggtaccaaccatgtcatactagcttgtcatgaaggaggttaaataacgctccaaacttgtgctacattttggtgaggaaaaacggtcatggacattttcaaaggggtcccttgacttctgacctccagatatgtgaatgtaaatgggttctattggtacccacgagtctaccatttacagacatgcccactttatgataatcacatgcagtttggggcaagtcatagtcaagtcagcacactgacacactgacagctgttgttgcctgttgggctgcagtttgccatgttatgatttgagcatattgttttatgctaaatgcagtacctgtgagggtttctggacaatatctgtcattgttttgtcatAAAGCAGCTTATTTGTcgtctcccatgttgataagagtattaaatacttgacaaatctccctttaaggtacattttgaaaagataaaaagaatATGTGACTGAATTAACTTAAATATAGTGCTGACTGATCTGTGATCAGCTCCTATCTCAGTGTACCCCTGGATGTATAACTATCACTGGACTACTGTGATACTGAAGGAAACTGATGAAACATGAgggtttgttttcttctctgaTTTCTAAGTGGATTTATGGACGTTTGATGATGGACATCAGAGATGATGACGTCACACTGGATGATATCAACATGtgtttcttgtgtttgtgtgtgtgtgtgtgtgtgtgtgtgtgtgtgtgtgttaccttgcGTAGTTTGGGCAGTGAGGGCAGCTTGGCCAGCGAGCTCAGACCCACGTTGACCATACTGAGGAACTCCAGCTCTGCGAAGGCGTCCGTCAGTCCTTCAACCTCCCCGTCCGCGGAGCGACTGTTGTCCACCACCAGCTCCGCTatctgacacacagacagacggagacagagagacattaGTACTGTAGGCTTTAGAGTTGCTCCACACACCAAACTCAACACAAACAAGTGTAATTTTAAGTTTCTCTTTATTGAGATTGttttaacttttgttttgaaCTCATGTCACAGGACCTCCAGCTGTCTGTCGGTGTGTTCAGTCTGAACTGATTAAGTGATTAAACCTGCTGAAGTCAGAGCTGCAACCATTAGTCCATTATTAATCCATATTCAATCAACAGGAAATTAATctgaaactattttgataattgaataatCGTTTGAATCTATTTTCTGTTCTAAGTTTCTTTAAATGTGAGGATGTGCTGCTGTTCTTTGACATATATGATGATAAATTCACTGATCTTAGAGAGAAATTGTAAATGACACGTTTTAATTTCACTGTTTAATAGAATTAACGCcttaattgattaatggagaaaataacaaattaatcattaaaataattgcAGCCTTCATTGAAGTGAATGTAGAtcactgaggtcagaggtcaacaacAAATGTCTCATTAAAGACATATTAAGATATTGAATTTAGTATGTATCTGCATTGATTGACACGTGTCAATCAATCCTATCGTAACCCACCTTGGTGGTTCCTGCTCACTGAGACTAAACAAGCAGATATATCAGTTTATTACAGATATATCAGTATCAGTTTATATATCAGTTTATTACAGATATATCAGTTTATTGCAGATATATATCAGTTTATTACAGATATATCAGTATCAGTGTATATATCAGTTTATTACAGATGTATCAGTTTATTACAGATATATCAGTTCATTACAGATATATCAGTATCAGTTTATATATCAGTTTATTACAGATATATCAGTTTATTACAGATATATCATTATCAGTTTATATATCAGTTTATTACAGATATATCAGTTTATTACAGATATATCAGTTTATTGCAGATATATCAGTTTATTACAGATATATCAGTTTATTGCAGATATATCAGTTTATTACAGATATATCAGTTTATTGCAGATATATCAGTTTATTACAGATACATCAGTATCAGTGTATATATCAGTTTATTACAGATATATCAGTATCAGTGTATATATCAGTTTATTACAGATATATCAGTATCAGTGTATATATCAGTTTATTACAGATGTATCAGTTTATTACAGATATATCAGTTTATTGCAGATATATCAATTTATTACAGATACATCAGTTTATTACAGATACATCAGTTTATTACagatatgtaatgttttatacttctggtgaatataatccaatcaatcttatttccatagatgtattttgtatatacagttccctttgttaacaccttattttgaaaaccggacgtactcccacgtgtctacttcctctaacttctccaaggcggtctctagctctcccgtcagctccgttctctttatccatccatggtcagctccatcgcggccgtttcaatgcatttaacataaatgtcagtatatgggtgctctacagttgtagcgtcggcccatttgaccacggagacgagaacGACGGCCGACTCGACTGCAatgttaccgcgatacgataacgtttcgtgtccgtgacagagttagcatgcagctttagccgtgatgtctagctctgctttactgttaatgtgtgaaacccaaagtgtttccatcctttactggatgtgtagtgtttaccacgctggatttaacatgtgagggtgcaggtcggatCCACGCAGATCCTCCAACGTTTTacactttctcgtttcggcttgctgcggtttgttttggttgacggatacggaacggatatgacgtcacgttactcagactacaacaataagagcggtaacttccttctacctccacatagactcaaatgaagtattgattctggcattaaaaaacatctatttcaatatcgtaaaaacaaaaatcattaTACATAGCTTAATCAATTTCTTTCCCACctctaatatatataataactaataattaacAGATGGAGGCTCCCAGTGTGGAGGACTTTGTTCAGACTGGTGGCCGCTTTTATTTCAGAGTTCCTCTGGATCTCCTGCTTATGTAACCAGCAGAGAGTCCAACAGAGTCCAACAGGGTCCAACAGAGTCCAACAGGGTCCAACAGAGTCTAATAGAGACTATCAGAGTCCAACAGGGTCTAATAGAGACTACCAGGGTCCAACAGAGTCTAATAGAGTCTAACAGGGTCCAACGGGGTCTAATAGAGACTAACAGGGTCCATGAGAGTCTGATAGAGACTAACAGGGTCCAACAGGGTCTAATAGAGTCCAACACAGTCTAATAGAGACTAATAGAGTCTAACAGGGTCCAAAAGAGTCTAATAGAGTTTAACAGGGTCCAACAGAGTCTAATAGAGACTAAACGGGGCTAACAGAGTCCAACGGGGTCAAAAGAATCCAATTGGGTCTAACGGAGCCTACCCGGGTCCAACAGAGTCTAATAGAGTCCAACAGGGTCTAACAGAGTCCAATAGAGACTAACAGGGTCTAATAGAGTCCAATAGAGTCCAACAGGGTCTAACAGAGTCTAATAGAGTCTAATAGAGACTAACATGGTCTAACAGAGTCTAATAGAGTCCAACAGGGTCTAACAGGGTCTAATAGAGTCCAATAGAGACTAACATGGTCTAACAGGGTCTAATAGAGTCTAGCTGAGCTTCAGCCTGCAGCCATCAATGAAGACGCCACCATTACACACTACGAGGGGGGGTGTAACCTACTATAATCTACatccactctgtgtgtgtgtgtgtgtgtgtgtgtgtgtgtgtgtgtgtgtgtgtgtgtgtggtgggggttGTCTActgagcacacacatacaccatctGCCGACATCCCCCCAGTTCATAAAACATGACACCAGTGAGACCAGTGAGACCAGTATGAGTAGAGTTAGTGATTCACAGCCTGGATTCAGTCTGAACCGGGACCACATcggctgtgtgtgcgtgtgtgtgtgtgtgtgtgtgtgtgcgtgttattTAACGGAAGCTGATCGGTTGGCAGTCCGGTTATATAATttaagcgcacacacacacacggagctcTAACTGCTTCATACAGAGAAAACAACCCTAACAACAccgtgttttattattattaataaacctTCTAATAGATGTGACGTCATCTATCCGttatattaatttaacggaCAGTAATCCATCAACGGTTAATGTGTATGCCGTTAAAACCTCGTCCGGTAACAGTAACGCCATTTtgttctacacacacacacacacacacacacggtagaCGCGTTACAGTAACGGACCGTTTCTGGCTTCGTGGAACAGAAACATTCGTCGATatcaaacacagaaaaaaaccgTCGAAAACCGCCGTTAATCCGCTTTCTGTAAGTCGGTAACGCGTTACTACCGAGCGCACGAGCTGCCCGGACTCAAAATGTTTCTGACCTCAGTCCGCCACCGGGCACCGTGAAAtgtccacacaaaaaaaactaaaaaaaagacattaaattTACTATTAAACCGGATTTAACGGGAGAAGTTCGGTTTAACGGTCATAAACGAGCCGTTTGCGTCGAAGTTTTAAAAAGCCGTTGGCGACTTAAAATGTCCGCTgctcagagagagacggagcacCGGATGAGACTGGATGTCGTTGTTGATGTTAAACGGGGACACACACGCAGTGTTTACCGGGGAGCAAAAGCACCGGGAATCACCGGTAAAAACACCCGCTCTCATAACAAACCGTTAATTTATGTATTcggttgttttgtgtcgtttaaACTCCTCCGAGCGGCCGCTGCATGATTAAAAGTTACACTTATTTAAGTCCGTGGGTGTTTTTTTAGACGATTTAACGGAACCGTGCGGGCTCCGGTTGAGGAAGAACCGTCCGTTAGTTGAACTAGTGTTTAACGGGAGGCTCCGTGACAGAGCGGAGAACTcaccggagaggaggaggagatgcctCCATCACTCCGAGGTCTCCGCCGGTAGTTCATCAAACTCAACCCGGGTAGATGAGCGCGTTAACGGACTGTGAACTCGCTCCTCGGTGGTGTTTTCGCGGTTACCGGAGCTCCGTGTGATGAGCACCGGGGGGATCTCCGGTCCTCATCACCTCCGGGGCTACTTCAGGCAATAATTTATAGATAACCGGACTCACCTCTGCCGGGCTCCGGTTCCTCAGCTCCAGGGTGATCCTCTTCTTCATGTCCATGCTGAGCCGTGTCTTGGTGTCTCGGTGATGTGCCGGTTTAACGGTTAACGAGAGTCCCGGGATCAGAGCGCgagctgctctcctctctgatgGCCTCGCGCTGCCTACTGATCCTCCATGATACCTCGCGCCCTGCCCCCTCCCCCCGCGAGGCCCCGCCCACCGAGGCGCTCGGGGTTGGCCGCGCGCAACTCCGCGGCCTCTGATTTGACGACGGGGCACGTCAATCAGGACTGAGCGGCCATAATCCAACGAGCTGGGCGGGAAGATCCTCAGAGCCAGCGGCCGCCAGTGAGGCCTCACGGGAGCTGTagtttaatattattaaaataatctttatgtagttacacacacacacacacacacacacacacacacacgcacatatatatatatatatatatatatatatatatatatatatatataaatatacaaaaataaatcaatatcaataataaatatatatatatatatatatgtagatatatgtgtatatgtatatacacatatctatacatataaaaaataaattatattatattttacatatatgtaaattataatcatgcatttttttatttatatatattaaatgaaaaaataagtgaatataataatacatatttttttaatatatacatatataatgcATTGATtctaatttataatatataaaaacaatatattttatttatatatattagataagtaaattaatatcaataatacatgtttttattatatatatatacacatatatataatacattgaTCATAATTTTCATATATGTAAATTATaattatgcattttttatttatatatattaaatgaaaaaattagtgaatataatacataattctttattatatatacatgtataatgCATTgattataatttatgttatataaattataatctatgcatttttatttatatatattaaattaaaaaataaattcatatattaaatattttgtattatatacacatatataatgcattgattataatttatatacagtatttgtaaattataatctatgcattttttatttatatataataaaaaaaattttttttatataattaatatttttattatatatgtatgtaatacattgattataatttatttatacataaataaattataatcaattcattatttatttatatatataaaataaaaaataattaatttaagtaATAATCAACTTTttattatattgatatatatatatatatatatatatatacacatatacatactgtatataaaacaaagaagttttagaaaatggaaatgtgaacaaaacatgttaaaactTTCAAAAAGTCTTTGATAGAATTAAGCTGCTTGTATGATTTTactttttgaaaatgttaattATGTTGAATTTATTCCATTTAAatcttattatcattatcaatgagccacactgaaGCAGAACTCAGTGAAATTATTACCAACTTTAAGCTTCTGAATAAAATAATTTCAGCTGTGGTCGTAGTTCAACACTTGAACGTCTCGTGCCGAGTTCAGGTTTCGCTGTGTGAAAGCATCAAAACACAACTGACAAgttgaaaaaaacaagtgtttatATTTCAGATTACCAATGCAGgcagccatcatcatcatcatcatcatcatggtgACGCATTCAGGtacagttaaaaaaatacaactttataTGTACATAGAAAAAGGTTGGCTTTGCTGAgcttataaaaataactatcaTACTCAACTGAAAAGAATTACTGATCGGAGACAGGAAGGAGCCGGTACAGGTGACAGGAAGTAATCAATAACTGGCCCAACGGGGCTGAACCAGGACAGGAAGACGCCAACGAACCAGAGCCAAGGGACACTTCGTAAAGACTTTACGTGTTTAATGTCCTTCCTTCCAGGCAGCTTCAACTGATTTCAATTTGTTTCAATTTGTTTCTATAAAAACCAACCTGCTGCTTAAATCAGAGCTAATGTTTGTTTATAGGCTCTCAAGTGATGCATTTtaccaatcaatcaataatcaacGCCAACACAATGGTGGAGTCCTCTGTGTGCACTGTACACGACAGGAAGTTGACGTTTTTTTGGGGATTTAAAAAGTTGCTGTTCAGCAGTCAACTCTCATATTTCAGATATCTGAGGGTCCTTGAACTCACCAGTTTAAACACTAGTTTTAAACTGCATCACTACTCCACAACTTTGACCAAGCAATGATAAAGATGTCTTCAAATTTTagtcaaatatatacataaactgACAGCAGCCTGGAAGGAAAGAAGTCTAAAAACTGACAACAGGAATGTAAATGTATAATTAATTAAAGGGCTAAAAACACGCCAAAATCACCTTTAAAAAGGACCAGAAAGTCAATATGTTCCCGTGAATTTATAAATGGTTCCACAGCCGATGATTATTGACTATAAAAGAGTTGGTGAATGCCAatcattttgatattttattttaatcaaaaatgCCCCAAATTCACTCGTCCCAGCttctaaactgtttttttaaaactcttttACAACAGTAATTTAAATTTCTTCTGGTTTTGGACATTTGTAGACAAAGTTTGTGAAAAACCTTGACTAAGCCGATGTAATTTTTATCATCTCATAATTCACAGagctctgttgtttttttaacaatggctgaagaaaatactagtttctctcaacatgtgctgtcactcactctccaggatcagGAGTGTTAGTTGAGAAACTTAACATTAATCAATgggaccagattagccgacccctACGCCGCTGGAGACTACTTCAGGAGTAGTAGACGGCTggctaacgttagttagctagctagcttgtctGTCTCTGgaactggctagttagctagctaacttgtCCGGAGACTGACAATCTAGCCAGCtaacgcctgctctcctcccggtgaagtagtctcctagcggcgaggagtgaggcagagggatCGTGACCCAGCGCTGTTCgctgttgggctcattttctcagcatggtggaattagcaaggtagctagctaactagccagtcgctaaatgagtaaaatttaacaacttaatgcttcatccacacactcttgtcacagcgtaggaaagcacagtgctatcgccagagagtgacaactttgttcattttctgtttttacatgACAGCATCGCGGAATTAGCAGGCTAAGCTAGCAAAGTAGTCAGCcgggctggtggccaacggcagcgctttaaagataaattgagggcgtataaatctttggatgcctatagttaactatccttcagtaaagtcagtcaaaaagagagtcgtacaatatcggcaaagcatttcagagatggagagaaagggttgctaatagtttagtcttctgctaacagcagctaatgGTTCACGGCTGTAGTTAGCAGACCgctaaatattagcaacatttactctccatctctgaaacgtttctccGATATTGTAGTTCGCTAGAGCCTCAAATCAGTTTGTCATCTCCAAtgtctgtgatatctggattctggcacccaacaacacagcaagatgtcattttagatgtgtaactttagcccactgctagtgttagcctccagtctttcctttgtttagcctccagctaacactgtgacctcatcatgacatcatcactaaAAGGGTCTATAGAACTCCTCTATTACAGTAATTTAAACTTCTCTGAGTTTtggacatttgaagacgttGGACTCTGAGAAACTGTGATGGGAATCTTTCTGAACTAGaatctataaaatgtttaatagaTAATGAAAACGATCATGAATTGCAGCCCTTACAACCACCTGATGATGGAAAACAAAGCTGGTTTTCAACAATAATCAGAACAAATCAAATGTTTCCATGATGGATCGGATTCTTGTGATTCATGAAACTCAACGTCAGACCGGGAATAAAGTTTTTCTATATTCAAACATTAATTGGCTTGTTAAAGAAGCGACCGAACAAAAGCAGGAAAGTTGAGCGATTTATCCCAAAGTGGTTCCTGTTGCTTCACAAACAGCTCCACTGAGGCCATTTGGCATCCTTGCTCAGTTGTGGATTCATTTTCAGGAACGTTTGTTCTTAaacatgatgacatcacagccgAAAACAAAACCGATTACAACATAAATgtacataaaaatgaaaaaagtaagAAAGCAGTTCAGAGGGAGTCGTTTTAGTGTCCAAAGAAACCTGAAGAAAAGATGCTTTTTCTTCATCATGGCCTTGTATTGTCTGTATTCTTCTGGGGAAGCAAAATGGTGCAGGCCACAGCGAGGTTTGAGTAGCTGGGTTTGAAATCGTGGTCCCAATTTATCAAGATGTAGAGCTATGAAGGCATCGGATGAACAACCCACTGATAAAAACAGAACGTAAAGGAAATAAAAGGGATATTAATGGTATAATGGGGATAATCATCTGCGTTCAAAAAACAAGGAGGAAAATGTTAAATCAAACAACTAAAAGTCTGAATTCCTGCTGTATCAGTATCCTTAGGCTTAGTTATCTTGTCTTTATAAGCGCTCAATCAGAGTCGAATGGGGAAGCAAAATGGTGCGTTAAAGCGATGATATTTTTTTGGGATCCACTGTCTCCATTTCTTCGATCCACTCATCCAGCTTCAGTCCCTTCTGCAGCAGCCATTTTGCATCCCGCTTAAGAAGGCATTCAGTTACAGTACAAGTGGGAACTCAAAATGGCGCATGACTAAACTCCTTTGTCTTGGTTGTTTAGTTTGATTTCAGTCTGTCTTCCTCTTCCTACTGGTTTGTCCTTTTGGGGAAGCCATTTGTTTCCCTCTCTTAAGTGTTATCATCAAATCTTTTGGGGAATCAAAATGGTGCACTTCCAAACTCCTCTGTCTTGTTTGTTTAGTCTGTTTTCAACCAGCTTTCTGTTTTTGAGAAGCCCTTTTGTGTCTCCTCTCTGTTGTCTTTCGGGGATTCAAAATGGTGCATGACTTAACTCCTCTGTCTCGTTTGTTTAGTCTGATTTCACTCCGTCTTTCTCCTCCTACTGTTTTGTCCTTTTGGAGAAGCCATTGTGTTTCCCTCTCTGAAGTGTCGGTATGGAATCTTTCAGGGATTCAAAATGGTACACGACTAGACTCCTCCTTCATGCTTGTTTAGTCTGATTTCAATCGGCGTTCTGTTTTTAGGAAGCCATTTTGAGTCCCTTCTCTGTTGTCTTTTGGGGATTCAAAATGGTGCACACTTCACCCCCCGTTATGATCTGTCTTTCCGTCGGTGTgtcaccccccctcctcctgacCCTGCCCCGTTAGGAGCTGACCTCCGTTGTCTCGCCGCCCGTCTCCACCAGCGTCACCTgaccctcctccccctccatgATGATGCCTCCCTCCTGCAGCACCACCATctcgccctcctcctccaccatgccggccgccgcctcctcctcgtcctcctcccctcccaccaCCTCCTCGGGGCTGGCTGCATTGGCCGCAGTGGCGCtgatggcggcggcggcgttgTTGGCCTGAGTTTGGGACATGGCCTCCAGCTTGACGCGGTACTCCTCGGCCTCCTGCTCCTTACGCATCAGCTGCTGACGATACTCCTGAGCCTTCCTGTTGGCCTCAAGCAGCTGCCTCTGCAACAACTcctgaaggaggagaagaagaagaagaagaaggagaagttatatatatactgtatattttctatGTGTTGGGCTGCATGTCTGTATGAAAggtgtgttatttatatatatatatatatatatatatatatatatatatatatatatatatatatatatatatgaatatatatatatatttaaaaatatatatatatatgaatatataaacgACTCTCACCGTCTCTCCGCCGTCGTTGTGATTGTTGGTCACCTCCAGCTTCCTCTTCCTGGAGGGCAGCGGCTGAGGCTCCTCCGTGACCACCTCCTCTGTCACGGTATTGGCCGGCACCGCcagcactgaaaacacacaaacacattaatgaTCGACATATTGAT contains:
- the anp32e gene encoding acidic leucine-rich nuclear phosphoprotein 32 family member E isoform X3 gives rise to the protein MDMKKRITLELRNRSPAEIAELVVDNSRSADGEVEGLTDAFAELEFLSMVNVGLSSLAKLPSLPKLRKLELSDNNLSGSLETLSEKCPNLTYLNLSGNKIKELSNVEALQNLKSLQSLDLFNCEITSLEDYRESVFELLPQVTYLDGFDQDDNEAPDSEAEDDDEDGEDGAGPTGDFDEEDDEDEDEDGSEGGEVGLSLQVNRANQDEDDDEDDYAEEEEEEDKAGVQGEKRKRDVDDEGEDDDDDDDDDDD
- the anp32e gene encoding acidic leucine-rich nuclear phosphoprotein 32 family member E isoform X1 — its product is MDMKKRITLELRNRSPAEIAELVVDNSRSADGEVEGLTDAFAELEFLSMVNVGLSSLAKLPSLPKLRKLELSDNNLSGSLETLSEKCPNLTYLNLSGNKIKELSNVEALQNLKSLQSLDLFNCEITSLEDYRESVFELLPQVTYLDGFDQDDNEAPDSEAEDDDEDGEDGAGPTGDFDEEDDEDEDEDGSEGGEVGLSLQVNRANQSLKRNSSSSSSVASSKDEDDDEDDYAEEEEEEDKAGVQGEKRKRDVDDEGEDDDDDDDDDDD
- the anp32e gene encoding acidic leucine-rich nuclear phosphoprotein 32 family member E isoform X4, with translation MDMKKRITLELRNRSPAEIAELVVDNSRSADGEVEGLTDAFAELEFLSMVNVGLSSLAKLPSLPKLRKLELSDNNLSGSLETLSEKCPNLTYLNLSGNKIKELSNVEALQNLKSLQSLDLFNCEITSLEDYRESVFELLPQVTYLDGFDQDDNEAPDSEAEDDDEDGEDGAGPTGDFDEEDDEDEDEDGSEGGEDEDDDEDDYAEEEEEEDKAGVQGEKRKRDVDDEGEDDDDDDDDDDD
- the anp32e gene encoding acidic leucine-rich nuclear phosphoprotein 32 family member E isoform X2 — translated: MDMKKRITLELRNRSPAEIAELVVDNSRSADGEVEGLTDAFAELEFLSMVNVGLSSLAKLPSLPKLRKLELSDNNLSGSLETLSEKCPNLTYLNLSGNKIKELSNVEALQNLKSLQSLDLFNCEITSLEDYRESVFELLPQVTYLDGFDQDDNEAPDSEAEDDDEDGEDGAGPTGDFDEEDDEDEDEDGSEGGESLKRNSSSSSSVASSKDEDDDEDDYAEEEEEEDKAGVQGEKRKRDVDDEGEDDDDDDDDDDD